Proteins encoded in a region of the Chelonoidis abingdonii isolate Lonesome George chromosome 2, CheloAbing_2.0, whole genome shotgun sequence genome:
- the LOC116828414 gene encoding uncharacterized protein LOC116828414 — protein sequence MDSSAALASAPPSSAPSGSRSPMFSSGADREEWGPRFNCAPSTSAAASQGLAASGRKRKANFSNDETETLVWNVVRHFSALYGSESLRAHPVRRKQLWTQIQSRVNFLGYTERSIDDLKHKWRDLRLDVKKKITSKKHPPMNRAGGPLHKPRLTPLEKMVASTFLQASHDSEPEIIFDPDLFFPGASKQSIMSFQPAVSHPSIYIDTNGQPSSLPDVEGSAVPRLAVQSPDSSVICEYSRGEGQSSSAESGPELRTPEMSAMSPPLRNESLVSYASMSEEEEREGQEVDGCPGAAMGLQPGPEPQLSAEDSAKASRQAMLIRRCNSQGSMSSLPEDTLNHVDAHADWAHEGVSDIPSLGRVLDASQPEEEEGSQGPEVGSLPRVLMGPTWEKQQQEEEQQQQQARSPLHGALNEESLPSSASPQEDQPPAPVPPPRGLGCSWLREGRRESWRTNIHRLLDLEEQWDQLYHQELAMWQEERATQREERARDRELQFRLLGVLTDIRDELRYLRQERASARQSQAPPTEAGPEASGLLDQPPKAEVSFPGPTLGSAGWGESAMANRNPYGSRGRGRRRGRPRGSASKHRRLFLTNS from the exons ATGGATTCCTCAGCTGCTCTGGCTTCTGCTCCTCCTTCTTCAGCTCCCTCTGGGTCCCGGAGCCCGATGTTTTCCTCAGGAGCCGACCGAGAGGAGTGGGGACCTAGGTTCAACTGTGCCCCTTCCACTTCTGCCGCGGCCTCCCAGGGTTTGGCCGCATCTGGCCGGAAGAGGAAAGCCAACTTCTCCAACGACGAGACAGAGACTCTGGTCTGGAACGTGGTTCGGCACTTCAGCGCCCTCTACGGCTCCGAATCCCTCCGAGCTCACCCTGTGCGGCGGAAGCAGCTGTGGACCCAGATCCAGAGCCGGGTCAACTTCCTGGGCTACACCGAGCGCTCCATCGATGACCTCAAGCACAAGTGGCGAGACCTTCGGCTGGACGTCAAGAAGAAGATCACCTCCAAGAAGCATCCCCCTATGAACAGGGCAGGGGGGCCTCTCCACAAACCCCGCCTCACTCCCCTGGAGAAGATGGTGGCCTCCACCTTCTTACAGGCCAGCCATGATTCAGAGCCCGAGATCATCTTTGACCCTG ACTTGTTCTTCCCAGGTGCGTCCAAGCAATCGATCATGTCCTTCCAGCCTGCAGTCAGCCACCCCAGCATCTACATAGACACCAATGGGCAGCCCTCCTCTTTGCCTGATGTGGAAGGTTCCGCTGTGCCCCGGCTTGCAGTCCAGAGTCCAGACTCTTCTGTGATCTGTGAATACAGCCGAGGCGAGGGGCAAAGCAGTTCAG CTGAATCAGGGCCGGAGCTGCGGACTCCAGAGATGTCGGCCATGTCCCCGCCTCTGAGAAATGAGTCCCTCGTCTCCTACGCCTCCATGTCAGAGGAAGAAGAGCGGGAAGGCCAGGAGGTGGACGGGTGTCCCGGTGCAGCGATGGGCCTTCAGCCTGGCCCAGAGCCCCAGCTGTCAGCAGAGGACAGCGCGAAGGCATCCCGGCAGGCCATGCTCATCCGCCGGTGCAATTCCCAGGGCTCCATGAGCTCCCTCCCTGAAGACACGCTCAATCACGTGGACGCTCACGCAGACTGGGCCCACGAAGGGGTCTCTGACATCCCTTCCTTGGGCAGGGTGCTTGACGCCTCCCAGccggaagaggaggagggaagccaggGCCCTGAGGTGGGCTCCTTGCCCAGGGTACTGATGGGGCCCAcgtgggagaagcagcagcaggaggaggaacagcagcagcagcaggcgcgCTCCCCGCTGCATGGCGCGCTCAATGAGGAGTCCCTGCCCTCCTCCGCCTCACCTCAGGAAGACCAGCCCCCCGCCCCGGTGCCACCGCCCCGGGGCCTGGGCTGCTCTTGGCTgcgggagggcaggagggagagctgGAGGACTAACATCCACCGCCTGCTGGACCTGGAGGAGCAGTGGGACCAGCTGTACCACCAGGAGCTGGCCATGTGGCAGGAGGAGCGGGCCACGCAGCGAGAGGAGCGGGCGCGGGACAGAGAGCTGCAGTTCCGCCTGCTGGGCGTCCTGACGGACATCCGGGACGAGCTGCGCTACCTGCGGCAGGAGCGGGCCAGTGCGCGCCAGAGCCAGGCCCCACCCACTGAGGCGGGGCCTGAGGCCAGCGGGCTCTTAGACCAGCCACCCAAAGCGGAAGTCAGCTTCCCCGGGCCGACCCTGGGCAGCGCCGGCTGGGGggagagcgccatggccaacaggaaCCCCTATGGcagccgggggcgggggcggcgcCGGGGACGGCCGCGCGGCTCCGCCTCCAAACACAGACGCCTCTTCCTGACCAATAGCTAG